In Vanacampus margaritifer isolate UIUO_Vmar chromosome 18, RoL_Vmar_1.0, whole genome shotgun sequence, a genomic segment contains:
- the LOC144038696 gene encoding ras-related protein Rab-5C-like: MTGRGGGSSGASRPNGAAANKSFQFKLVLLGESAVGKSSLVLRFVKGQFHEFQESTIGAAFLTQTVNLDDITVKFEIWDTAGQERYHSLAPMYYRGAQAAIVVYDITNTDTFARAKNWVKELQRQANPNIVIALAGNKADIADKRAVEHQEAQEYAEENGLLFMETSAKTGLNVNDVFIAIANKLPKNDPQAGAGQAGRPGTGVNLHDTASQSRSSRCCSGAVGGN; the protein is encoded by the exons ATGACGGGACGCGGCGGCGGCAGCAGTGGCGCGAGCAGGCCCAACGGCGCGGCGGCCAACAAAAGCTTCCAGTTCAAGCTGGTGCTGCTGGGGGAGTCGGCGGTGGGCAAGTCCAGTCTGGTGCTGCGATTTGTCAAAGGCCAGTTCCACGAATTCCAGGAGAGCACCATTGGAG CGGCCTTCCTGACTCAGACGGTCAACCTGGACGACATCACGGTCAAATTCGAGATCTGGGACACGGCAGGCCAGGAGCGCTACCACAGCCTGGCGCCCATGTACTACCGAGGCGCTCAGGCCGCCATCGTGGTCTACGACATCACCAACACG GACACGTTTGCGCGCGCCAAAAACTGGGTGAAGGAGTTGCAGAGACAAGCCAACCCCAACATCGTGATCGCTCTGGCCGGCAACAAGGCCGACATCGCCGACAAGAGAGCGGTGGAGCATCAG GAGGCGCAAGAATACGCTGAAGAAAACGGGCTCCTCTTCATGGAAACATCAGCCAAGACCGGCCTCAATGTCAAtgatgttttcatagcaattg CCAACAAGCTACCAAAGAACGACCCTCAGGCGGGCGCCGGGCAAGCGGGCCGGCCCGGCACGGGAGTGAACCTGCACGACACCGCCTCTCAGAGCCGCAGCAGCCGATGCTGTAGCGGCGCCGTCGGCGGCAACTAG